In a single window of the Flavivirga spongiicola genome:
- a CDS encoding PepSY domain-containing protein gives MTISIWRYSHLTLAISSSVFILLAALTGIILAFEPILDQQKPYAIKNANTLSLSKTIENLKGEYDEVIHVEIDKNDFVIASVFTKEGKNETFYINPFTAEKIGDIIEKEPIFKFATNIHRSLFLKSTGRAIVGFVSFLLFLMAVTGLLLIIKRQGGIKRYFSKIIKEDFEQYYHIIIGRYTLIPLIIVTLSGVYLSLEKFSLLPSDKNVHILYEEALAKTSKLTIADFDLLKSITLNDIERVEFPFSDDVEDYFVLKLKDKEWYVNQYNGKIVSEKKDSLVALVSSWSMALHTGQGSTLWSIVLLFTCIAILFFTYSGFAMTLKRRNKSIKIKNKFSKDTAEYVILVGSETGSTFGFAKALYKALIAQGKSVFVSELNNYSSYRKAAHLVVFTSTYGDGEAPTNAKYFQKLMSHVSQQNTLQYSVVGFGSLAYKGFCKYAIVVDSLLQAHQKFIPNLLLHKINNQSFNAFKNWTELWSKSKGLSLKIEKPVKMGHSKKAKRFKVVYRSEINLDHSFLIELEPMQKEKFTSGDLLSVYPENDAIERLYSIGKINNNMLLSIKKHEFGICSNYFSELKENDIILADIKQNKGFHLPASAKEVIMVANGTGIAPFLGMINDKNHNQTKNYLFWGGRTKDSYQMYSEQIDKAFYNKTLSGLFLSFSKEESERKYVQNTLVEKEKLISRVLKNGGIIMICGSIAMQNGVLETLENISISRLDIPLNMNQIKTDCY, from the coding sequence ATGACCATTTCTATATGGAGATATAGTCATTTAACATTGGCTATATCTTCTTCTGTTTTTATCTTATTAGCAGCATTAACAGGTATCATTTTAGCCTTTGAGCCGATTTTAGATCAGCAAAAACCTTATGCTATTAAAAATGCTAATACACTTTCGCTTTCTAAAACCATTGAAAACTTAAAAGGCGAATATGATGAAGTCATACATGTAGAAATTGATAAAAATGATTTTGTAATAGCTTCCGTTTTCACAAAAGAAGGAAAAAATGAAACCTTTTATATAAACCCTTTTACTGCTGAAAAAATAGGAGATATTATTGAAAAAGAGCCTATTTTTAAATTTGCGACCAATATACATCGTTCGCTGTTTTTAAAATCCACAGGGCGGGCTATTGTAGGTTTTGTATCTTTTTTACTGTTTTTAATGGCGGTTACAGGCCTCCTTTTAATTATTAAGCGACAAGGCGGTATAAAACGTTACTTTTCAAAAATAATTAAAGAAGATTTCGAACAATATTATCATATCATTATTGGGAGATATACTTTAATCCCTCTAATTATTGTTACCCTTTCGGGAGTATATCTATCCTTAGAAAAGTTTTCATTATTACCTTCAGATAAAAATGTACATATTTTATATGAAGAAGCTTTAGCCAAAACTTCAAAATTAACTATTGCAGACTTCGACCTTTTAAAATCAATCACTTTAAATGATATAGAGCGTGTTGAATTTCCTTTTTCTGATGATGTTGAGGATTACTTTGTTTTAAAATTGAAAGACAAAGAGTGGTATGTAAATCAATACAATGGAAAAATAGTAAGCGAAAAAAAGGATAGCTTGGTTGCCTTGGTTTCTAGTTGGAGTATGGCGTTGCACACAGGGCAAGGTTCCACATTATGGTCTATTGTTTTATTGTTTACTTGTATTGCCATCTTGTTTTTTACGTATTCAGGGTTTGCTATGACATTAAAGCGAAGAAACAAGAGTATCAAAATTAAAAATAAGTTTAGTAAAGATACTGCCGAATATGTTATTCTGGTTGGCTCAGAAACAGGAAGCACTTTCGGGTTTGCTAAGGCTTTATATAAAGCCTTGATTGCTCAAGGCAAGTCGGTTTTTGTTTCAGAATTAAATAATTATTCGAGCTATAGAAAAGCAGCACATTTGGTAGTGTTTACATCTACTTATGGAGATGGTGAAGCGCCTACAAATGCAAAGTATTTTCAAAAATTAATGAGTCATGTTTCTCAGCAAAACACACTTCAATATTCAGTTGTAGGTTTTGGCTCTTTAGCTTATAAAGGCTTTTGTAAATATGCTATTGTGGTTGATTCTTTATTACAAGCCCATCAAAAATTTATCCCAAACCTGTTGCTTCATAAAATAAATAATCAATCTTTTAACGCCTTTAAAAATTGGACAGAATTATGGAGTAAAAGTAAAGGTTTGAGCCTGAAAATTGAAAAGCCAGTAAAAATGGGGCATTCAAAAAAAGCAAAACGATTTAAAGTGGTTTATAGATCTGAAATTAATTTAGATCATTCTTTTTTAATTGAATTAGAACCCATGCAAAAGGAGAAATTTACCTCTGGAGATTTACTAAGTGTTTATCCTGAAAATGACGCTATAGAGCGTTTGTATTCCATTGGAAAAATAAATAATAATATGCTGCTAAGTATTAAAAAGCATGAGTTTGGTATATGCTCAAATTACTTTAGTGAACTTAAAGAAAACGATATTATATTAGCTGATATAAAACAAAATAAAGGGTTTCACCTTCCTGCTTCTGCAAAAGAAGTGATTATGGTTGCTAACGGAACAGGCATCGCCCCTTTTCTGGGAATGATTAATGACAAAAACCATAATCAAACCAAAAACTATTTATTTTGGGGAGGTCGTACAAAAGATTCATATCAAATGTACTCCGAACAAATTGATAAAGCATTTTATAACAAAACGTTATCGGGGCTTTTTTTAAGTTTTTCGAAAGAAGAAAGTGAAAGAAAGTATGTTCAAAATACTTTAGTAGAAAAAGAAAAACTCATATCTCGTGTTCTGAAAAACGGTGGTATCATCATGATTTGTGGCTCTATCGCTATGCAAAATGGTGTTTTGGAAACACTAGAAAACATTTCAATATCTAGGCTAGATATACCGTTAAATATGAATCAAATAAAAACAGATTGTTACTAA
- a CDS encoding TlpA family protein disulfide reductase — translation MKIFKTFFFGIILLLFIGCKGEESKEVTITGKIKGELPEKVEYTLPSEGAFIYEFKKSVKPDSLGQFSIKMELQETAFVKLMIREKLNITIVAEPHKNYEVNFDLTKEDSPPKYEIHCETKSAQHLYNKLPNPSHIQVAARPFFKDSVASLIKSKIDDLKTKDLSKFNDLLAKDSISQSMYDFIKLDRDYYYSGIQGTVAFIKFLQNERQEGLFTEDIKQMWEETFKNNLLTRPDFQKTLWGNALAENYLFYKGYEEVSFDIDEFKKLNTNTFYTKKVFQDAEKYLENHILESFKAVYLYTELFQKNYQKEFVSIYENFKTYYPKSVYIQYLEPMIAPVITFNDKAKQPFSKDVNFVSNHENMNNFDDVLSHFRGKKLYVDVWATWCGPCKKEFKHKDNLHKVLKEKDVELLYISIDREEKKQQWKDMIKFYNLEGNHIITNKKLSENLREIYGKSGSLSIPWYILVDENGAIVKKHAVRPSKLEKLKEELTLLN, via the coding sequence ATGAAAATTTTTAAAACTTTTTTTTTCGGAATTATACTACTCCTATTTATTGGTTGTAAAGGAGAAGAATCCAAAGAAGTGACCATAACAGGAAAAATCAAAGGTGAACTTCCTGAAAAAGTGGAATACACCTTACCTTCCGAAGGTGCCTTTATTTATGAATTTAAAAAATCCGTGAAACCAGATTCTTTAGGGCAGTTTTCAATTAAAATGGAATTGCAAGAAACTGCCTTTGTCAAATTAATGATTCGAGAAAAATTGAACATAACTATTGTTGCTGAACCTCATAAAAATTATGAAGTTAATTTTGACTTGACAAAAGAAGATTCGCCGCCAAAATATGAGATACACTGCGAAACTAAAAGCGCACAACATTTATATAATAAATTGCCCAATCCATCTCATATACAAGTAGCGGCTCGACCTTTTTTTAAAGATTCTGTGGCATCACTAATAAAATCTAAAATAGATGATTTAAAAACAAAAGACCTTTCCAAATTTAACGATTTATTAGCAAAAGACAGCATTTCTCAAAGTATGTACGACTTTATCAAACTGGATAGGGACTATTACTACAGTGGCATACAAGGGACGGTAGCTTTTATTAAATTTCTACAGAATGAAAGACAAGAAGGGCTTTTTACCGAAGATATAAAGCAGATGTGGGAAGAAACTTTTAAAAATAATTTGTTAACACGTCCAGATTTTCAAAAAACCCTTTGGGGAAATGCTCTAGCAGAAAATTACTTATTCTACAAAGGATATGAAGAAGTTTCTTTTGATATTGATGAATTTAAAAAATTAAATACTAATACATTCTATACCAAAAAAGTATTTCAAGATGCCGAAAAATATCTTGAAAATCATATTCTGGAAAGTTTCAAAGCTGTTTATCTGTATACAGAATTATTCCAAAAAAACTACCAGAAGGAATTTGTTTCCATTTACGAAAACTTCAAAACCTATTATCCTAAAAGTGTGTATATTCAATATTTAGAACCAATGATTGCTCCTGTAATTACATTTAACGACAAAGCAAAGCAACCGTTTTCTAAGGATGTAAATTTTGTGTCCAATCATGAAAACATGAATAATTTTGATGATGTACTTTCTCATTTTAGGGGTAAAAAACTATATGTAGATGTATGGGCAACTTGGTGTGGTCCATGTAAAAAAGAATTTAAACACAAGGACAACTTGCATAAAGTTCTGAAAGAAAAAGATGTTGAACTTTTATATATTTCAATAGATAGAGAAGAAAAAAAGCAACAGTGGAAGGATATGATTAAGTTTTATAATCTTGAGGGCAATCATATTATCACTAACAAAAAACTATCTGAAAATCTACGTGAAATATATGGCAAAAGTGGAAGTCTATCCATTCCTTGGTATATACTTGTGGATGAAAATGGAGCTATCGTCAAAAAGCACGCAGTTAGACCTTCTAAATTAGAAAAATTAAAAGAAGAATTGACATTATTGAACTAG
- a CDS encoding LytTR family transcriptional regulator DNA-binding domain-containing protein, producing MFKKEYDSILFIKGSGNYLDVTTKEKVYSSRMTFTEIIEKLPSVQFIRTHQYYIVNITNIDKAENNQVSIELIKSIKII from the coding sequence TTGTTCAAAAAAGAATATGACTCTATTTTATTTATAAAAGGGTCAGGTAATTATCTAGATGTAACAACTAAAGAAAAAGTGTATTCATCAAGAATGACTTTTACGGAGATTATAGAAAAATTACCTTCGGTTCAGTTTATAAGAACTCATCAATATTATATTGTCAATATTACAAACATTGATAAAGCAGAAAATAATCAGGTGAGTATTGAATTAATAAAATCAATCAAAATAATATGA
- a CDS encoding peroxiredoxin family protein, with the protein MKFRAILLFSTTLVLITSCLHEKILKLPITLQKGYGPFDSSFGGISPYSNDENDPWKKTHLKVSGVPKNWTDIKIGDINTDIYQSVYQNYYLGNITKEKYKELQNSWNWVPDSMNLSKNPIKCKIAFAFGKDSIGELKMVVDANNNHDFSDDNMFNPTEISPQDKNINKDSLAESNAIVVNFERYSNNKIIDISVPLLIIHMSQYNIFMCNFVQFATTNLNGEEIAIRSNNFLDLSYNNLGVIKVDNGLDKGEKVNYQKVVAKNEYLEIGNNIYKNLGIRKNENVLVLEKTNLPKNKLHSTQIGFNAFDFSGNHFKTKTPISLDSLKGKYVLLDFWATWCSPCIKEIPNLKDIYGKIDKSKFEIIGIVGDSSKESLKKIIEKDSISWPQILSTESNKIKESYGVQGYPSTFLLNPQGVIIAKNLRGKELEEKVRNIMSE; encoded by the coding sequence ATGAAATTTAGAGCTATTTTACTATTCAGTACAACTCTTGTTTTAATAACAAGTTGTTTACATGAAAAAATTCTAAAATTGCCGATAACACTCCAAAAGGGATATGGACCTTTTGATTCAAGCTTTGGTGGAATTTCTCCTTATTCAAATGATGAAAACGACCCTTGGAAAAAAACACATCTAAAAGTATCTGGAGTTCCTAAAAACTGGACCGATATTAAAATTGGGGATATTAATACCGATATTTATCAATCCGTATATCAAAATTACTATTTAGGTAATATTACAAAAGAAAAATATAAGGAGTTACAAAATTCATGGAATTGGGTGCCAGACTCCATGAATTTATCAAAAAACCCTATAAAGTGTAAAATAGCTTTTGCTTTTGGTAAAGATTCTATTGGCGAACTAAAAATGGTTGTTGATGCAAATAATAACCATGACTTTAGTGATGACAATATGTTTAATCCAACTGAAATAAGTCCACAAGATAAAAATATTAATAAAGATTCTTTAGCAGAAAGTAACGCAATCGTAGTTAATTTTGAGCGTTATTCAAATAACAAAATAATAGATATTAGCGTTCCGCTTTTAATAATTCATATGAGTCAATATAATATATTCATGTGCAATTTTGTGCAATTTGCAACAACAAATTTAAACGGAGAAGAAATAGCTATTCGCTCTAATAATTTTCTAGATTTGTCATATAATAACCTAGGTGTTATCAAAGTTGACAATGGTCTTGACAAAGGGGAAAAAGTGAATTATCAAAAAGTAGTAGCAAAAAATGAATATCTTGAAATCGGAAATAATATATATAAAAATTTAGGTATAAGAAAGAATGAAAATGTATTGGTTTTAGAAAAGACGAATTTACCTAAAAACAAATTACATTCTACTCAAATTGGCTTTAATGCATTCGATTTTTCTGGGAACCATTTCAAAACAAAGACTCCAATTTCATTAGATAGTTTAAAAGGAAAATATGTATTATTAGACTTTTGGGCAACATGGTGCAGTCCTTGTATCAAAGAAATCCCTAACCTTAAAGATATATACGGAAAAATTGATAAATCGAAATTTGAAATCATTGGCATTGTTGGTGATAGTTCTAAAGAGTCATTAAAAAAAATAATTGAAAAGGATTCTATATCATGGCCACAAATACTCTCGACAGAATCCAATAAGATTAAAGAATCTTATGGAGTTCAGGGATATCCATCAACATTTCTATTAAACCCCCAAGGAGTGATTATTGCAAAAAATTTAAGAGGTAAAGAGCTAGAGGAGAAAGTTAGAAATATAATGAGCGAATAA
- a CDS encoding TlpA family protein disulfide reductase has protein sequence MRKIFWIVLLFPFLTNAQNEVNIQFNIKNAKSKSITIINGDYTNADVLFGERVIEVTLIEGKANWNHQISKPIFVTTRYQDSITKEYFSYAFYLSPKDHLGFSFDSNSPKTTVVIKGKGHRNNQPLIQKLINNRQSLESYEKDSLPDNVLKAITVRNIANQKTLKDYISENRPTKEFIKIHSLYVKYFPLWTYIRFKGNQKFNIREPFMRNENKWQVIEDSLTNISPVNNKEVLAIPDYVYFLPSYIGRIKERLWQHHELLKEYYNTDTQQEAVEIFKEDPENLLKEKIINKHFNGKTAEFLYGILFKYAIDKKEDNLPEIFSRFIKKFPLSKYIPHIEPAIKTITEKRERKLTDKMVLVENPDSYKTFDDVLKLIKGKTVLLDMWGTWCGPCRSEISLHSEFIKNHFRNKPLDYLYVANHDNRNETKWQELIPYYNLTGKHLLASPELTKDIMTRVKGQGFPTYVIIKKDGTFELSKAGYPMKRNVLISQLENALNN, from the coding sequence ATGAGAAAGATATTTTGGATTGTACTGCTTTTTCCTTTTTTGACTAATGCTCAAAATGAGGTCAATATTCAATTTAATATCAAAAACGCTAAGTCTAAAAGTATTACAATAATTAATGGCGATTATACAAACGCTGACGTCCTATTTGGTGAAAGAGTAATTGAAGTTACATTAATTGAAGGAAAAGCCAATTGGAATCACCAAATATCTAAACCTATTTTTGTAACTACTCGATATCAAGACAGCATAACAAAAGAATATTTCAGCTATGCTTTTTACTTGTCTCCAAAAGATCATTTGGGTTTTTCGTTTGATTCTAATAGCCCTAAAACTACAGTTGTAATAAAGGGAAAAGGGCACAGAAATAATCAACCATTAATTCAAAAACTAATTAATAATAGACAATCTCTTGAAAGCTATGAAAAAGACTCATTACCTGATAATGTACTTAAAGCAATAACAGTTAGAAATATTGCTAATCAAAAAACGCTAAAAGACTACATTTCGGAAAATCGCCCTACTAAAGAATTTATAAAAATCCATTCCTTGTATGTTAAATACTTTCCACTATGGACTTATATTAGGTTTAAGGGGAATCAAAAATTTAACATTCGTGAACCTTTTATGAGAAATGAGAATAAATGGCAAGTTATTGAAGATTCTCTTACCAATATTAGTCCAGTAAACAATAAGGAAGTGTTAGCCATTCCCGATTATGTATATTTCCTACCCAGCTATATTGGAAGGATTAAAGAACGTCTTTGGCAACATCATGAATTATTAAAAGAGTATTATAATACAGACACACAGCAGGAAGCGGTTGAAATATTTAAAGAAGACCCCGAAAATCTATTAAAAGAGAAAATCATTAACAAACACTTTAATGGTAAAACGGCTGAGTTTTTATATGGTATCCTTTTTAAATATGCTATCGATAAAAAAGAAGATAATCTGCCTGAGATATTTTCAAGATTCATTAAAAAGTTTCCTCTAAGTAAATACATCCCTCATATCGAACCAGCCATTAAAACAATTACAGAAAAAAGAGAACGCAAGCTTACGGATAAGATGGTGCTAGTTGAAAATCCTGATTCATATAAAACCTTCGATGATGTTCTAAAATTGATAAAAGGTAAAACAGTTTTATTAGATATGTGGGGAACATGGTGTGGTCCATGTCGTTCTGAAATATCATTACATTCTGAATTTATCAAGAATCACTTCAGAAATAAACCATTGGATTATTTATACGTTGCTAATCATGATAATCGTAACGAAACCAAATGGCAGGAATTGATTCCATATTATAATTTAACAGGAAAACATCTTTTAGCATCACCAGAGCTCACTAAAGATATTATGACCAGAGTAAAAGGACAAGGGTTTCCAACCTATGTTATTATAAAAAAGGATGGAACCTTTGAATTATCAAAGGCAGGGTATCCAATGAAAAGAAACGTTCTGATTAGTCAATTGGAAAATGCATTGAATAATTAA
- a CDS encoding PadR family transcriptional regulator encodes MEKLSKELIGASSTPIILSILTKNESYGYEIIQNIKEISGGKIEFGEGTLYPVLHKLEKKGLIQSSWKVAESGRKRKYYKISSAGKKELKIEKENWNTINQIITKIWKIEPNLI; translated from the coding sequence ATGGAAAAATTATCAAAAGAATTGATTGGAGCATCTTCAACACCAATCATATTGTCAATTCTCACAAAAAATGAATCTTATGGTTATGAAATAATCCAAAATATTAAAGAAATATCTGGTGGAAAAATTGAATTCGGAGAAGGAACTCTTTATCCAGTTTTACATAAATTAGAAAAAAAAGGGCTAATTCAGTCATCTTGGAAGGTTGCAGAATCTGGAAGAAAAAGAAAATACTACAAAATTAGTAGTGCAGGAAAAAAAGAGCTTAAAATAGAAAAAGAAAATTGGAATACTATTAATCAAATAATAACAAAAATATGGAAAATAGAACCGAATTTAATTTAG
- a CDS encoding RNA polymerase sigma factor gives MNFISDDEILQILKKGDEKSISILHEKYSEELFISAYNMLKNKEICEDILQEVFINIWNKRGHLNIKTSLKSYLYASVMYGVYGYYRKNSDKMNVELLEGFNTHVQQSNPETKLIQREIIAQINSIIESLPEKCRLVFEMSRNEQLSHKEIAEKLNISTKTIETHITKALKAIRSSLGHTYSIEIVAFLYHIMTI, from the coding sequence TTGAATTTTATTTCTGATGATGAGATATTACAAATTTTAAAAAAAGGAGATGAGAAATCTATCTCCATTCTGCACGAAAAATATTCTGAGGAGCTTTTTATTTCTGCTTATAATATGTTGAAGAACAAAGAAATTTGTGAAGACATACTTCAAGAGGTATTTATAAATATTTGGAACAAAAGAGGACATTTAAATATTAAGACCTCACTCAAAAGTTATCTTTATGCTAGTGTAATGTATGGAGTTTATGGCTATTATAGAAAGAATAGTGATAAAATGAATGTGGAGCTTTTGGAAGGATTTAACACACATGTTCAACAAAGTAATCCAGAAACTAAATTAATCCAAAGAGAAATAATTGCTCAAATTAATTCTATTATTGAATCATTACCTGAAAAATGTCGTTTAGTTTTTGAAATGAGTAGAAATGAACAGTTAAGTCATAAAGAAATAGCTGAAAAATTAAACATTTCAACCAAAACTATAGAAACTCATATCACGAAAGCTTTAAAAGCGATAAGGTCTTCACTAGGACATACTTACTCCATTGAAATAGTTGCCTTTTTGTATCATATCATGACTATTTAG
- a CDS encoding FecR family protein, giving the protein MHIDKEYLIKLIDKFQEGKASDDEIRLLVNFYKYCQKTNDWPAEIPNKDLVLKGVLSKVEKGISSSNKNDVKTKYLQFSRILKYAAIIVILIGLGYFYKQGSFSNESINETQEIVDHNIKTGTDKATLTLGDGTEIVLEKNQNYSDKNATSDGEKIIYNAAPLKKPKVKIAYHYLTIPRGGQYYLKLSDGTGVWLNSESQLKYPIHFVEGETRRVELVYGEAYFDVSPSSKHKGANFKVYNSAQEIDVLGTEFNVKAYKDETHIYTTLVEGKVAISANKENQTLAPNQQSDLNIETNSINITVVDVYNEISWKEGLFIFEEKPLKNIMKVLSRWYDMDVIFINKAIEKEEFNGLLRKDQKIEDILSNIKKFGTIKNYRINDKKVIIE; this is encoded by the coding sequence ATGCATATAGATAAAGAATATCTGATAAAATTAATAGATAAGTTTCAGGAAGGTAAGGCCTCTGATGATGAAATTCGGCTTTTGGTTAATTTTTATAAATATTGTCAAAAAACAAATGATTGGCCAGCAGAAATTCCTAATAAGGATCTTGTTTTAAAAGGCGTCCTTTCAAAAGTTGAGAAAGGAATATCAAGTTCAAATAAGAACGATGTAAAGACAAAATATTTACAATTTTCAAGAATACTAAAATATGCTGCCATCATAGTAATATTAATAGGGTTAGGGTATTTTTATAAGCAAGGTTCTTTTTCCAATGAATCGATAAATGAAACACAAGAAATTGTTGATCATAACATAAAAACAGGAACAGATAAAGCGACGCTTACACTTGGTGATGGGACAGAAATAGTATTAGAGAAAAACCAAAATTACTCAGATAAAAATGCTACAAGTGACGGTGAAAAAATTATATATAATGCTGCTCCGTTGAAAAAACCAAAAGTAAAAATAGCTTATCACTATTTAACCATACCAAGAGGAGGACAATATTATTTAAAGTTATCTGATGGAACAGGAGTTTGGTTGAACTCAGAATCACAATTAAAATACCCAATACATTTTGTAGAAGGCGAAACCCGTAGAGTAGAGTTGGTTTATGGAGAAGCTTATTTTGACGTATCCCCAAGTTCAAAACATAAGGGAGCAAACTTTAAAGTCTATAATTCTGCTCAGGAAATAGATGTATTAGGAACGGAGTTTAATGTAAAAGCTTATAAAGACGAAACACATATTTACACAACTTTAGTAGAAGGTAAAGTAGCCATAAGTGCTAATAAAGAAAATCAAACCTTAGCACCTAATCAGCAGTCAGACTTAAATATTGAAACTAACAGTATAAATATTACTGTTGTGGATGTGTATAACGAAATTTCGTGGAAAGAAGGTCTCTTCATTTTTGAAGAAAAGCCGCTTAAAAATATTATGAAAGTTTTATCTCGCTGGTATGATATGGATGTTATTTTTATTAATAAGGCTATTGAAAAAGAAGAATTCAATGGTTTGTTAAGAAAGGATCAAAAGATAGAAGATATCCTGTCAAACATTAAAAAATTTGGAACTATTAAAAATTATAGAATCAATGATAAAAAAGTAATTATAGAATAA